From a single Nocardioides sp. dk884 genomic region:
- a CDS encoding DUF6350 family protein codes for MTSLLTAPARARTDLRDRRPLALVTLLAGACAALIPMLGCMALAVVGWFLSDAGAHGEPRDALRVGALGWLLGHRSGMQVDQVAVTVVPLLVTLGCAWTVWRVGLRAGAAISGHGPDADGIADGVRDWTVPVATMIFTATYVVLAAVTSSVAGTGATAPDTGRVVAWSLLLCVAVGGAGIATGSGRAAIWATAVPLALRGSTAVCAAVLRTWLGVCAAVLVLAVLLDLGTAENIMSQLDLDAGDGTAYLLASATVLPNALVFAGSYLLGPGFTVGVGTLVAPSGVSIGALPLFPLLAALPDNGPAPGWVSMAMVVPPLAAVVATLRTHRHRPTARWDEGIVRGLVGGVLAGLVFGVLAALAGGAVGPGRMADVAPFAGDVLVHAVTAFGFGGLVGGVLATWLTRRSRRR; via the coding sequence ATGACCTCCCTGCTCACCGCACCAGCCCGAGCGCGGACGGACCTGCGCGATCGTCGTCCGCTCGCGCTGGTCACCCTTCTCGCCGGCGCCTGCGCGGCGCTGATCCCGATGCTGGGCTGCATGGCCCTCGCGGTCGTCGGCTGGTTCCTCAGCGATGCCGGCGCCCACGGCGAGCCCCGCGACGCGCTGCGCGTCGGGGCCCTGGGCTGGCTGCTCGGGCACCGCTCGGGCATGCAGGTCGACCAGGTCGCGGTCACCGTGGTGCCGCTGCTGGTGACGCTCGGGTGCGCGTGGACCGTGTGGCGCGTGGGCCTGCGGGCCGGTGCCGCGATCTCCGGGCACGGCCCCGACGCCGATGGCATCGCCGACGGCGTGCGGGACTGGACGGTGCCGGTCGCGACGATGATCTTCACCGCGACGTACGTCGTGCTCGCGGCGGTCACCAGCTCGGTGGCCGGCACCGGCGCCACCGCGCCCGACACCGGCCGGGTCGTGGCCTGGTCGCTGCTGCTGTGCGTGGCGGTCGGCGGGGCGGGGATCGCGACCGGGTCCGGACGTGCCGCGATCTGGGCGACCGCGGTGCCGCTGGCCCTGCGTGGCTCGACGGCCGTCTGCGCCGCAGTGCTGCGGACCTGGCTCGGCGTGTGCGCCGCGGTGCTCGTGCTGGCGGTCCTCCTCGACCTGGGCACCGCCGAGAACATCATGTCCCAGCTCGACCTGGACGCCGGCGACGGCACGGCGTACCTCCTGGCCTCGGCGACGGTGCTGCCCAACGCGCTGGTCTTCGCCGGCTCCTACCTGCTCGGCCCCGGCTTCACGGTCGGCGTCGGCACGCTCGTCGCGCCGTCCGGGGTCTCGATCGGGGCGCTGCCGCTGTTCCCGCTGCTGGCCGCGCTGCCCGACAACGGCCCCGCGCCCGGCTGGGTCTCGATGGCGATGGTGGTGCCGCCGCTGGCCGCCGTCGTGGCGACCCTGCGCACCCACCGGCACCGGCCCACCGCGCGCTGGGACGAGGGGATCGTCCGCGGTCTGGTGGGCGGGGTGCTGGCCGGCCTGGTCTTCGGTGTGCTGGCCGCGCTCGCCGGCGGTGCCGTCGGCCCGGGGCGGATGGCCGACGTCGCGCCGTTCGCCGGGGACGTGCTCGTCCACGCCGTGACCGCCTTCGGGTTCGGCGGTCTCGTGGGCGGGGTCCTGGCCACCTGGCTGACGCGCCGCTCGCGGCGCCGCTGA
- a CDS encoding NADP-dependent isocitrate dehydrogenase, with product MAKIIYTHTDEAPLLATYSLLPIIQAYAGKAGVEVETRDISVAARILAQFGLADDALAELGALATTPEANIIKLPNISASIPQLKAAIKELQEQGFDIPDYPESATSEQDKEIRAKYDKVKGSAVNPVLREGNSDRRAPASVKNYAKAHPHRMGAWSADSKTNVATMGERDFFSNEKSVVIPADDSLTIKLIGSDGTETVLKDGVKVLADEVIDATYMDVAALRSFLADQVARAKEEGILFSAHLKATMMKVSDPIIFGHVVETFLPGVFEQYGEQLKAAGISANDGLGAVLAAVDKLPDGEAIKAAVTQGLAEGPALAMVDSDKGITNLHVPSDIIIDASMPAMIRTSGHMWGPDGEEADTLAVIPDSSYAGVYQAVIDDCRAHGALDPATMGSVSNVGLMAKAAEEYGSHDKTFEVPVDGTVQVVNSAGEVLLSHDVKAGDIWRACQTKDAPIRDWVKLAVTRARATGDPAIFWLDENRAHDANLIKKINEYLPEHETEGLTIEIMAPAAACTYSLERIRRGLDTISVTGNVLRDYNTDLFPILELGTSAKMLSVVPLMNGGGLFETGAGGSAPKHVQQLVKENYLRWDSLGEFFALVPSLELYAEQSGRPGAKVLAAALDRATETFLNEDKSPTRRVGGIDNRGSHFYLAMYWAEEVANQTEDAELAAAFKPLAEKLRAEEETIVSELNAVQGKPADIGGYYRPDDAKAEAVMRPSTTLNEALASF from the coding sequence ATGGCCAAGATCATCTACACGCACACGGACGAGGCGCCGCTGCTCGCGACGTACTCCCTCCTGCCGATCATCCAGGCGTACGCCGGCAAGGCCGGCGTGGAGGTCGAGACCCGCGACATCTCGGTGGCCGCACGCATCCTGGCCCAGTTCGGGCTGGCCGACGACGCCCTCGCCGAGCTCGGCGCGCTGGCGACGACGCCCGAGGCCAACATCATCAAGCTTCCCAACATCTCCGCCTCCATCCCGCAGCTCAAGGCCGCGATCAAGGAGCTGCAGGAGCAGGGCTTCGACATCCCGGACTACCCGGAGAGCGCCACGTCCGAGCAGGACAAGGAGATCCGCGCCAAGTACGACAAGGTCAAGGGCTCCGCGGTCAACCCGGTCCTGCGCGAGGGCAACTCCGACCGCCGCGCGCCCGCCTCGGTGAAGAACTACGCCAAGGCGCACCCGCACCGCATGGGCGCCTGGAGCGCGGACTCCAAGACCAACGTCGCCACCATGGGCGAGCGTGACTTCTTCTCCAACGAGAAGTCCGTCGTGATCCCCGCCGACGACAGCCTCACCATCAAGCTCATCGGCTCCGACGGCACCGAGACCGTCCTCAAGGACGGCGTGAAGGTGCTGGCCGACGAGGTCATCGACGCCACCTACATGGACGTCGCCGCGCTGCGCAGCTTCCTTGCCGACCAGGTCGCCCGGGCCAAGGAGGAGGGCATCCTCTTCTCCGCCCACCTCAAGGCGACGATGATGAAGGTCTCCGACCCGATCATCTTCGGCCACGTGGTCGAGACGTTCCTTCCCGGCGTCTTCGAGCAGTACGGCGAGCAGCTCAAGGCCGCGGGCATCTCCGCCAACGACGGCCTCGGTGCCGTGCTGGCCGCCGTGGACAAGCTCCCCGACGGTGAGGCCATCAAGGCGGCCGTGACCCAGGGCCTGGCCGAGGGCCCGGCGCTGGCGATGGTGGACTCCGACAAGGGCATCACCAACCTGCACGTTCCCAGCGACATCATCATCGACGCCTCGATGCCGGCGATGATCCGCACCTCCGGCCACATGTGGGGCCCCGACGGCGAGGAGGCCGACACCCTCGCGGTGATCCCGGACTCCTCCTACGCCGGCGTCTACCAGGCCGTCATCGACGACTGCCGCGCCCACGGCGCGCTCGACCCCGCCACCATGGGCTCGGTCTCGAACGTCGGCCTGATGGCCAAGGCGGCCGAGGAGTACGGCTCGCACGACAAGACCTTCGAGGTGCCCGTCGACGGCACCGTGCAGGTCGTGAACAGCGCCGGTGAGGTGCTGCTCAGCCACGACGTGAAGGCCGGCGACATCTGGCGCGCCTGCCAGACCAAGGACGCCCCGATCCGCGACTGGGTCAAGCTGGCCGTCACCCGCGCCCGCGCCACCGGCGACCCGGCGATCTTCTGGCTCGACGAGAACCGCGCCCACGACGCCAACCTGATCAAGAAGATCAACGAGTACCTCCCCGAGCACGAAACCGAGGGCCTCACGATCGAGATCATGGCGCCGGCCGCCGCGTGCACCTACTCCCTGGAGCGCATCCGCCGGGGCCTGGACACGATCTCGGTCACCGGCAACGTGCTGCGCGACTACAACACCGACCTGTTCCCGATCCTCGAGCTCGGCACGTCGGCGAAGATGCTCTCGGTCGTCCCGCTGATGAACGGCGGCGGCCTGTTCGAGACCGGCGCCGGCGGCTCCGCGCCCAAGCACGTGCAGCAGCTGGTCAAGGAGAACTACCTGCGCTGGGACAGCCTGGGTGAGTTCTTCGCCCTGGTGCCCTCCCTCGAGCTGTACGCCGAGCAGTCGGGTCGTCCCGGCGCGAAGGTGCTCGCGGCCGCGCTCGACCGCGCGACCGAGACGTTCCTCAACGAGGACAAGTCCCCGACGCGTCGCGTCGGCGGCATCGACAACCGCGGCTCGCACTTCTACCTGGCGATGTACTGGGCCGAGGAGGTCGCGAACCAGACCGAGGACGCCGAGCTGGCGGCCGCGTTCAAGCCGCTCGCCGAGAAGCTGCGCGCCGAGGAGGAGACCATCGTCTCCGAGCTCAACGCGGTGCAGGGCAAGCCGGCCGACATCGGCGGCTACTACCGCCCCGATGACGCCAAGGCCGAGGCGGTCATGCGCCCGAGCACGACCCTGAACGAGGCGCTCGCCTCCTTCTGA
- the purH gene encoding bifunctional phosphoribosylaminoimidazolecarboxamide formyltransferase/IMP cyclohydrolase, producing MSENRVPIRRALVSVYDKSGLEELVRGLHDAGVALVSTGGSAALIEGLGLPVTKVEELTGFPECLDGRVKTLHPRVHAGILADRRLDSHVAQLAELDVEPFDLVVCNLYPFSQTVASGAAPDECVEQIDIGGPSMVRAAAKNHPSVAIATSPAMYAEVLRAAQEGGFTLAERQRLAAAAFAHTAAYDVQVANWFAHTLGADEETPWPAFHGQAFERKAVLRYGENSHQPAALYTEIGAEPGLAHAEQLHGKEMSYNNYVDASAAHRAAYDFDEPAVAIIKHANPCGIAVGGDVADAHRKAHACDPTSAFGGVIATNRPVSVAMADQVAEVFTEVVVAPSYDEGAVEVLAAKKNIRLLVSPPPGSDPTEVRQIPGGSLAQVTDRFQGPGDDPASWTLATGEAASPEVLADLAFAWRACRSVKSNAILLAKDGASVGVGMGQVNRVDSCKLAVERAGERAAGSVAASDAFFPFEDGPQILIDAGITAIVQPGGSIRDELTIEAAKAAGVTMYFTGTRHFFH from the coding sequence GTGTCTGAGAACCGTGTCCCGATCAGGCGAGCCCTGGTCTCCGTCTATGACAAGTCCGGCCTCGAGGAGCTCGTCCGCGGGCTGCACGACGCGGGCGTCGCCCTCGTCTCCACCGGTGGTTCCGCGGCCCTGATCGAGGGCCTGGGCCTGCCGGTCACCAAGGTCGAGGAGCTCACCGGGTTCCCCGAGTGCCTCGACGGGCGGGTCAAGACGCTGCACCCCCGCGTGCACGCGGGCATTCTCGCCGACCGCCGCCTGGACTCCCACGTGGCCCAGCTGGCCGAGCTCGACGTGGAGCCGTTCGACCTGGTCGTGTGCAACCTCTACCCGTTCTCCCAGACCGTCGCCTCCGGCGCTGCGCCGGATGAGTGCGTGGAGCAGATCGACATCGGCGGGCCCTCGATGGTGCGCGCCGCCGCCAAGAACCACCCCTCGGTCGCGATCGCCACCTCCCCGGCGATGTACGCCGAGGTGCTGCGCGCGGCCCAGGAGGGCGGCTTCACGCTGGCCGAGCGGCAGCGCCTCGCCGCCGCGGCGTTCGCCCACACCGCGGCGTACGACGTGCAGGTGGCGAACTGGTTCGCCCACACCCTCGGCGCCGACGAGGAGACCCCGTGGCCGGCGTTCCACGGCCAGGCCTTCGAGCGCAAGGCCGTGCTGCGCTACGGCGAGAACTCCCACCAGCCGGCCGCGCTCTACACCGAGATCGGTGCCGAGCCGGGCCTCGCGCACGCCGAGCAGCTGCACGGCAAGGAGATGTCCTACAACAACTACGTCGACGCGAGCGCGGCGCACCGGGCGGCGTACGACTTCGACGAGCCGGCGGTCGCGATCATCAAGCACGCCAACCCCTGCGGCATCGCGGTCGGCGGCGACGTGGCCGACGCGCACCGCAAGGCCCACGCCTGCGACCCGACCTCGGCGTTCGGCGGCGTGATCGCCACCAACCGCCCGGTCAGCGTCGCGATGGCCGACCAGGTCGCGGAGGTGTTCACCGAGGTCGTCGTCGCCCCGTCGTACGACGAGGGTGCGGTCGAGGTGCTCGCCGCGAAGAAGAACATCCGGCTGCTCGTCTCCCCGCCGCCGGGCAGCGACCCCACCGAGGTGCGCCAGATCCCGGGCGGCTCGCTGGCCCAGGTCACCGACCGCTTCCAGGGCCCGGGCGACGACCCGGCGAGCTGGACGCTCGCGACCGGCGAGGCCGCCTCGCCCGAGGTGCTCGCCGACCTCGCCTTCGCCTGGCGCGCCTGCCGCTCGGTGAAGTCCAACGCGATCCTGCTCGCCAAGGACGGCGCCTCCGTCGGCGTCGGCATGGGTCAGGTCAACCGGGTCGACTCCTGCAAGCTCGCCGTGGAGCGGGCGGGGGAGCGGGCCGCCGGCTCGGTCGCCGCCTCCGATGCGTTCTTCCCCTTCGAGGACGGCCCGCAGATCCTCATCGACGCCGGCATCACCGCGATCGTGCAGCCCGGCGGCTCGATCCGCGACGAGCTGACCATCGAGGCGGCGAAGGCCGCGGGCGTCACGATGTACTTCACCGGCACCCGCCACTTCTTCCACTAA
- the sucD gene encoding succinate--CoA ligase subunit alpha, whose protein sequence is MTIYLNKDSKIIVQGITGGMGSKHTNLMLQADSNIVGGVNARKAGTTVELNGKELPVFGTVEEAMKATGADVSVAFVPPAFTKDACIEAIDAEIPLLVVITEGVPVQDSAEVFAYLQGKKTRMIGPNCPGIISPEESLAGITPHTIAGKGPIGLVSKSGTLTYQMMYELRDYGFSTAIGIGGDPIIGTTHIDALEAFENDPETKAIVMIGEIGGDAEERAAAYIKEHVTKPVVGYVAGFTAPEGKTMGHAGAIVSGSSGTAQAKKEALEAVGVKVGKTPSETASLMREIMKDLA, encoded by the coding sequence ATGACGATCTACCTCAACAAGGACTCCAAGATCATCGTCCAGGGCATCACGGGCGGGATGGGCTCCAAGCACACCAACCTGATGCTCCAGGCGGACTCCAACATCGTGGGCGGTGTCAACGCCCGCAAGGCCGGCACCACCGTCGAGCTCAACGGCAAGGAGCTCCCGGTCTTCGGCACCGTCGAGGAGGCCATGAAGGCCACCGGCGCCGACGTCTCGGTCGCCTTCGTGCCGCCGGCGTTCACCAAGGACGCCTGCATCGAGGCCATCGACGCCGAGATCCCGCTGCTCGTGGTCATCACCGAGGGCGTCCCGGTGCAGGACAGCGCCGAGGTCTTCGCCTACCTGCAGGGCAAGAAGACCCGGATGATCGGCCCCAACTGCCCCGGCATCATCTCGCCGGAGGAGTCCCTGGCCGGCATCACGCCGCACACCATCGCGGGCAAGGGCCCCATTGGCCTGGTCTCCAAGTCGGGCACCCTGACCTACCAGATGATGTACGAGCTGCGTGACTACGGCTTCTCGACCGCCATCGGCATCGGCGGCGACCCGATCATCGGCACCACGCACATCGACGCCCTCGAGGCCTTCGAGAACGACCCGGAGACCAAGGCGATCGTGATGATCGGCGAGATCGGCGGCGACGCCGAGGAGCGCGCCGCGGCGTACATCAAGGAGCACGTGACCAAGCCGGTCGTCGGCTACGTCGCGGGCTTCACCGCCCCGGAGGGCAAGACCATGGGCCACGCCGGCGCCATCGTGTCGGGCTCCTCGGGCACCGCGCAGGCCAAGAAGGAGGCCCTCGAGGCCGTCGGCGTGAAGGTCGGCAAGACGCCGTCCGAGACCGCCTCCCTCATGCGCGAGATCATGAAGGACCTGGCGTGA
- a CDS encoding bifunctional methylenetetrahydrofolate dehydrogenase/methenyltetrahydrofolate cyclohydrolase has translation MTAQKLDGTATAAAIKDELRGRVSALRERGVVPGLGTILVGNDPGSTWYVAGKHKDCAEVGIESIRIDLPETATQEEIEEAVRSLNDDPACTGYIVQLPLPKGRDENRVLGLIDPAKDADGLHPTNLGWLVLGTEAPLPCTPYGIVELLRRHDVEINGAEVAVVGRGVTVGRPLGLLLTRRSENATVTLCHTGTRDLAAHVRQADIVVAAAGVPGIITGDMVKPGAALLDVGVSRVDGKIAGDLAADVWDVAGWVSPNPGGVGPMTRAMLLANVVAAAEKALG, from the coding sequence ATGACTGCACAGAAGCTCGACGGCACCGCCACGGCTGCCGCGATCAAGGACGAGCTGCGGGGCCGGGTCTCGGCGCTGCGCGAGCGCGGCGTCGTGCCCGGGCTGGGCACGATCCTGGTCGGCAACGACCCGGGCTCGACGTGGTACGTCGCCGGCAAGCACAAGGACTGCGCGGAGGTCGGCATCGAGTCGATCCGCATCGACCTGCCCGAGACCGCGACCCAGGAGGAGATCGAGGAGGCCGTCCGCAGCCTCAACGACGACCCGGCCTGCACCGGCTACATCGTGCAGCTGCCGCTGCCGAAGGGCCGCGACGAGAACAGGGTCCTCGGCCTGATCGACCCGGCCAAGGACGCCGACGGCCTGCACCCGACCAACCTCGGCTGGCTGGTGCTCGGCACGGAGGCGCCGCTGCCGTGCACGCCGTACGGCATCGTGGAGCTGCTGCGTCGCCACGACGTGGAGATCAACGGCGCCGAGGTCGCGGTGGTCGGCCGCGGGGTGACCGTCGGTCGCCCGCTCGGGCTGCTGCTCACCCGGCGCTCGGAGAACGCCACGGTCACGCTGTGCCACACCGGCACCCGCGACCTGGCCGCGCACGTGCGCCAGGCCGACATCGTGGTCGCGGCGGCCGGCGTACCGGGGATCATCACCGGTGACATGGTCAAGCCCGGCGCGGCGCTGCTCGACGTGGGCGTCTCCCGGGTCGACGGCAAGATCGCCGGCGACCTCGCCGCCGACGTCTGGGACGTCGCCGGGTGGGTCTCGCCGAACCCCGGCGGCGTGGGACCGATGACGCGCGCGATGCTGCTCGCGAACGTCGTCGCCGCGGCCGAGAAGGCGCTGGGCTGA
- a CDS encoding MIP/aquaporin family protein has product MTDTSATPAPQPDADLANAEPSSVQKLIAETIGTFILVFFGCGAAVMSGGDYVGTALAFGLALLVGIYAFGRISGAHYNPAVSLGAALSGRVAWAQLPLYIGGQLVGAILAGLALFVLMHGFEGYDATGNMGQNFFGDDTSGYAVWAALLLEMLLTAIFVMVILAVTDARFEHPALAPLTIGIALVGIHLVAIPATGTSVNPARSIGPALFAGGDAILQLWLFILAPLLGAVIAGLLYPLAFGRDTDPVPGSGLSFAQARAAGYGGSDSYQQQWNQPEQGATGEGAQPGQAGAVGTSAGGQGAQAGQAGQQYSSEPIIQDGWQWDPHAQQWIPAQQPTAQPGQGAAGSMGSAGQPGVAGPNVTGPNVTGPNVAGPGATGAERDPAEEWPEDGGSHIRPGQ; this is encoded by the coding sequence ATGACCGACACGAGTGCCACCCCCGCCCCGCAGCCTGACGCAGACCTCGCGAACGCCGAGCCCAGCAGCGTGCAGAAGCTGATCGCCGAGACGATCGGCACGTTCATCCTCGTCTTCTTCGGCTGCGGCGCGGCCGTGATGAGCGGCGGCGACTACGTGGGCACCGCGCTCGCGTTCGGCCTCGCGCTGCTCGTCGGGATCTACGCCTTCGGCCGGATCTCCGGAGCCCACTACAACCCGGCGGTCAGCCTCGGCGCCGCACTCAGCGGCCGGGTCGCCTGGGCGCAGCTGCCGCTCTACATCGGCGGGCAGCTGGTCGGCGCCATCCTGGCCGGCCTGGCGCTCTTCGTGCTGATGCACGGCTTCGAGGGCTACGACGCCACCGGCAACATGGGCCAGAACTTCTTCGGCGACGACACCTCCGGCTACGCGGTCTGGGCGGCCCTGCTCCTCGAGATGCTGCTGACCGCGATCTTCGTGATGGTGATCCTCGCGGTGACCGACGCCCGCTTCGAGCACCCGGCGCTGGCGCCGCTGACGATCGGCATCGCGCTCGTCGGCATCCACCTCGTCGCGATCCCCGCCACCGGCACCTCGGTCAACCCGGCCCGCTCGATCGGCCCGGCCCTGTTCGCCGGCGGCGACGCGATCCTCCAGCTGTGGCTGTTCATCCTCGCCCCGCTGCTCGGTGCCGTGATCGCCGGACTCCTCTACCCGCTCGCCTTCGGTCGAGACACCGACCCGGTCCCTGGCTCCGGCCTCTCCTTCGCCCAGGCGCGCGCCGCGGGCTACGGCGGCTCGGACTCCTACCAGCAGCAGTGGAACCAGCCCGAGCAGGGCGCGACCGGCGAGGGCGCCCAGCCGGGACAGGCCGGCGCAGTCGGTACCTCCGCCGGCGGCCAGGGTGCCCAGGCTGGTCAGGCCGGCCAGCAGTACAGCTCGGAGCCGATCATCCAGGACGGCTGGCAGTGGGACCCCCACGCCCAGCAGTGGATCCCTGCCCAGCAGCCCACCGCTCAGCCGGGCCAGGGGGCCGCTGGCTCCATGGGCTCAGCCGGTCAGCCCGGCGTCGCCGGGCCGAACGTCACCGGGCCGAACGTCACCGGGCCGAACGTCGCCGGGCCGGGCGCCACCGGCGCGGAGCGCGACCCCGCGGAGGAGTGGCCCGAGGACGGCGGGAGCCACATCAGGCCGGGTCAGTGA
- a CDS encoding malate dehydrogenase, with protein sequence MSPTPLKVAVTGAAGQIGYSLLFRLASGALGDRPVELRLLEITPALQALEGVLMELDDCAFPTLAGVEIGDDAEKLFDGVNLALLVGARPRAKGMERGDLLEANGAIFTAQGRALNKVAADDVRIGVTGNPANTNALIAMSNAPDIPAARFSALTRLDHNRAISQLAAKTGASVTDITKMSIWGNHSATQYPDLFHAEVSGRNAAEVVGDQGWIAETFIPTVAKRGAAIIEARGSSSAASAASATIDAARDWLGSTPADDWVSMAVASDGSYGVPEGLICSFPVTTRDGKWEIVQGLDIDDFSRSRIDASVTELVEERDAVTALGLI encoded by the coding sequence GTGAGCCCTACCCCTCTCAAGGTGGCTGTCACCGGCGCAGCCGGCCAGATCGGCTACAGCCTGCTGTTCCGCCTCGCCAGCGGCGCACTCGGTGATCGGCCGGTGGAGCTTCGACTGCTGGAGATCACCCCGGCGCTCCAGGCACTCGAGGGCGTGCTGATGGAGCTCGACGACTGCGCCTTCCCGACGCTGGCCGGCGTCGAGATCGGCGACGACGCGGAGAAGCTCTTCGACGGGGTCAACCTGGCCCTGCTCGTCGGCGCCCGCCCGCGGGCGAAGGGCATGGAGCGCGGCGACCTGCTCGAGGCCAACGGCGCGATCTTCACCGCGCAGGGCCGGGCGCTCAACAAGGTCGCGGCCGACGACGTACGCATCGGGGTCACCGGCAACCCGGCCAACACCAACGCGCTGATCGCGATGAGCAACGCCCCGGACATCCCCGCCGCGCGGTTCTCGGCGCTGACCCGTCTGGACCACAACCGCGCGATCTCCCAGCTGGCCGCCAAGACCGGCGCGTCGGTCACCGACATCACGAAGATGTCGATCTGGGGCAACCACTCCGCGACGCAGTACCCCGACCTCTTCCACGCCGAGGTCTCCGGCCGCAACGCCGCCGAGGTCGTCGGCGACCAGGGCTGGATCGCCGAGACGTTCATCCCCACCGTCGCCAAGCGCGGCGCGGCGATCATCGAGGCGCGCGGCTCCTCCTCGGCCGCCTCCGCGGCCTCGGCCACCATCGACGCCGCGCGCGACTGGCTCGGCAGCACCCCCGCCGACGACTGGGTCTCGATGGCGGTCGCCTCCGACGGCTCCTACGGCGTCCCGGAGGGCCTGATCTGCTCCTTCCCGGTCACCACCCGTGACGGGAAGTGGGAGATCGTCCAGGGTCTCGACATCGACGACTTCTCCCGCTCCCGCATCGACGCCTCCGTCACGGAGCTGGTCGAGGAGCGCGACGCCGTCACCGCCCTCGGCCTCATCTGA
- a CDS encoding DUF3017 domain-containing protein has product MTAQEAPEGGPDPVVPSEAEVAAELEADRPPAPPERRYPSTIGGAFYIGIMVAAAIGMTIVVLGSWRTGVRWIAGALVLAALLRLVLPRRDAGMLAARHRLFDVLFLGSLGGMLLFLVQTIPDQPL; this is encoded by the coding sequence ATGACCGCGCAGGAGGCACCCGAGGGAGGACCCGACCCGGTCGTCCCGTCCGAGGCCGAGGTGGCCGCGGAGCTCGAGGCGGACCGGCCCCCGGCCCCGCCCGAGCGCCGCTACCCCTCGACCATCGGGGGTGCCTTCTACATCGGCATCATGGTGGCGGCCGCGATCGGGATGACGATCGTCGTCCTCGGCAGCTGGCGCACCGGCGTCCGCTGGATCGCCGGCGCGCTGGTGCTCGCCGCCCTGCTGCGCCTGGTGCTCCCGCGCCGCGACGCCGGCATGCTCGCCGCCCGCCACCGCCTCTTCGACGTACTGTTCCTCGGCTCCCTGGGCGGCATGCTCCTCTTCCTCGTGCAGACCATCCCCGACCAGCCCCTCTGA
- the purN gene encoding phosphoribosylglycinamide formyltransferase: MTVSHPARLVVLVSGSGTNLQALLDACADPAYGARVVAVGADRDGIEGLARAERAGVPTFVNRVADYGTREGWDRALADRVAAFEPDLVVLAGFMKLVGEDFLARFGGRTVNTHPALSPSFPGMHGPADALAYGVKVTGATLFVVDAGVDTGAIVAQTVVPVEDDDDVEALHERIKVAERGMLVETVGRMAREGFGVEGRRVRLGGARP, translated from the coding sequence GTGACCGTCTCGCACCCCGCCCGCCTCGTCGTCCTCGTCTCGGGCTCCGGCACCAACCTCCAGGCGTTGCTGGACGCGTGCGCCGATCCGGCGTACGGCGCCCGGGTGGTCGCCGTCGGCGCCGACCGCGACGGCATCGAGGGCCTGGCCCGCGCCGAGCGCGCGGGCGTGCCGACGTTCGTCAACCGGGTCGCCGACTACGGCACCCGCGAGGGCTGGGACCGCGCGCTCGCCGACCGGGTCGCGGCCTTCGAGCCCGACCTGGTGGTGCTCGCGGGGTTCATGAAGCTGGTGGGGGAGGACTTCCTGGCCCGCTTCGGGGGGCGCACGGTCAACACCCACCCGGCGCTGTCGCCGTCGTTCCCCGGCATGCACGGCCCCGCCGACGCGCTGGCGTACGGCGTGAAGGTCACCGGCGCGACGCTGTTCGTGGTCGACGCCGGCGTCGACACGGGCGCGATCGTGGCCCAGACGGTGGTGCCGGTCGAGGACGACGACGACGTCGAGGCCCTGCACGAGCGGATCAAGGTCGCCGAGCGCGGGATGCTCGTGGAGACCGTGGGCCGGATGGCGCGCGAGGGGTTCGGTGTCGAGGGGCGCCGGGTCCGCCTCGGTGGCGCCCGGCCCTGA